A segment of the Corylus avellana chromosome ca2, CavTom2PMs-1.0 genome:
GGTCAACTGGGCAATTGAAATTAGTGAATTCGACATTTACTTTATCTCACGTAATGCTGTTAAAGGTCAAGCTTTAGCAGACTTTGTGGTAGAATTCACCAACATTCAAGACCAGGAGGATTGGCCGAAAGAGAGAACATGGGTAATTTATGTGGATGGTTCATCAACCAAAAGAAACGGCGGAGCTGGGGTCGTAATGATCATGCCGGATGGAAGAGAGTTGAAAAGCTCATTAAGGTTAGAATTCAAAACTACCAACAGCGAAGCCGAGTATGAAGCTGTAATAGCTGGCCTCGGTTTAGCTCAAGAGCTAGAGGCAGAGTTTGTGGAAGTTCGGAGTGATTCACAAGTTATAGTCGGCCATATTCGCGGCGAGTTTGAAGCTAAGGGCACCAAAATGAAACTCTACTTGTCCAAAATTCAAGGTATGCAAAAATCATTCAAGAAGTTTTGCATTGTTAAAATCCCAAGGGAGGAGAACGAGAAGGCCGACCATTTGGCCCGTTTAGGCTCTTCAACCGAGTGTGAGGTGGGAGAATTCGATCATATAATACAAGTTCAGCAACAGCCTTCCATTGCTGAGAAGGTTTTTATTCTAACTATCGAAGTTATGCCTGTTTGGGCTGAAGAAATTGTTGGTTATCTTGAAAGGGGGATTCTACCAGGAAATAAGAGAAAGGCAGTACAGTTAAAACGAAAGGCTGCTCGGTTCGCACTAGTCAATGGAGCTCTTTTGAAACGAGGTTTTATGTTACCGCTCCTCAAATGTATCTCAAAAGAAGAAGGTGATTATGTTCTTCGAGAAATTCATGAAGGAATCTGTGGCAGTCACTCGGGACCCCGTATTTTAGCACACAAAGCGGTAAGAGCAGGATTTTTTTGGCCGAGTATGAACCAGGACTCCATAAGTATGGCCAAAACTTGTGACAGTTGCCAGCATTTTGCCAACATTATCAAACAACCCCCTGAAGAACTTAGCTCGGTTTCCTCACCGTGGCCATTTTCACAATGGGGAGTGGATATAGTAGGGCCATTACCTACAGGGAAAGGAGGAGTTCGGTTCATTGTGGTCGCTGTAGACTATTTCACCAAGTGGGCAGAAGCTGAAGCTCTGGTGAATATTACCGCTAAGAACATCGAGAAATTTCTTTGGAGAAATGTTATTTGTCGATATGGGATTCCTCATGCCTTTGTCACTGACAATGGTAAGCAGTTTGACTGTGAATCCTTTCGGAATTGGTGTGCCGGACTTCATGTTCGGCAATACTTTTCATCTCTGGGACATCCTCAAGCAAATGGACAAGTAGAAGCAATGAACAAGACCATATTCAAGATTCTGAAGAAGAAGCTCGGTCAGCATAAGGGAGAATGGTCAGAAAATCTTCCCGAAGTTCTATGGGCATACCGCACAACCAGAAGGACTCCAACCGAGGAGACTCCTTTCGCCTTAGCCTACGGAACCGAGGCTGTCATCCCTGCCGAGGTCGGATCAGGAAGTTTTCGAGTGGACACATTCAACCCTAATTTCAACGACGAAGGTCTAAAGTTACATTTGGACTTactgcaagaaaaacaagattaGGCCCAGGTTACAATGGCAGCATATCAACAAAGGGTAGCACGGTATTTCAACCGACGAGTGAAGCATCGCAATTTCAAAGTCggagatttggttttgaaaaaagtcaCCTTGGCAACCAAAGATGCAACCGAGGGAAAGCTTGCACCAAATAGGGAAGGACCATACCAGGTGATCAAATGTGGCAAAGCGGGAGCCTACCACCTTGCAAATTCCGAAGGAAAACAACTCCAGCGACCATGGAATGCCGAacatcttaagaagtattttgtataaaattataattctcaGAGCATCACTTTTGttatattcttcttatagttGATCGAGATATATTAATGAAGGATCCTCTGAGATTATAATCATGCGAAAATCTTAAGTATGTGGCAGACCATGCATTTGGTGAAATACTGCCCTAGAATTATCGAGCATCACTCGATATGTTCTTACCAAGGCATTTTCACTAAACAAAAcgtaatcttttattttaaaaagattttagcTCGGCGAAACATAGCTGGAGAAATCACCGAGTGTCGCTCGGTCAAATTTCGCTAAGGCGTTTTCTCGAGTAAAAAGAATGTCTTAAGTATGCCGATTTCAATAACTAACAAACTTTCTATTCTATGATTCGGGAAATATAGCTGCACTAAGCGCTTTCCAAGTATCATCTTTTGGAAAGTATTTATAACACTTTCCAACCCTTTGGCGAGATATAGCCTGAGACTTTCCCGAGCGTAACTCGGTGATACGTCACTAGGGCGCTTTCCCAAGGAAGAGTTCAAAAATATAGTTGAACAAAGCGCTTTCCGAACTTAACCTTTATTCAAAGGTTCTTCATCGGAAAAATATAGCCGGAGAAGTTTCCGAACGTATTTCGGTAAACATCACTAAGGCACTTTCCCGATGATGAAGTGCATAATATCCCTAAAACTACAAAATCCACCGAGTATTAAGCCTTCGTACCATGCATATTCCTCAAACAAGCATACACACTTACCGAGCAGTTTCCTTAAACAAATATACACTTATCATGGTTTAACGTAATTTGCTCACAAACAGCGCATCCTCGGTCAAACATGCAGCATGTTGCGGTATTAATTCAAGTTTTACACTCAGTTCAAAGTCTTTTACACCTCGTTAAGATTCCCATCAgtataaattacatttataaGCTATGGGAATCGGGGGGTATACATAGTATGTTTGCGAATATTGATATGCAAGTTTAATATGGACCGAACGCAAGATTCTCTCATTgtgaaaaatttatttcatttacaAAGTTTGTATAAATTACATACAAAAAGAGAGATGTTCTCTCGGAATTTACACTTAGGAAAACTCAAGGAGAGGCGTGATCCCAGTCTTTGTCAGATGCAGCCACTGACTTCTCCGAGTCATCATGAGCATCGGTACGCTCGGCTGCAGAAGAAGATTTCCCAACCCAACCCTGAGCAAATGGATTAAAACCAAAGATAGTAATGCCTTTGCAATCGGGCATCTGCTCTTTACCGAGCGTGGCAATCTTCGAAATGGCCTCTTCAGTGGGAGGAACATCTTCAGGTTTTATGGTGTTCAGGTCGACATCCTCGGGAGGATTCTTCGACCAACTGCGAAAGGTTTCGAAACCTGAGATGAAGCCCGTGCCCCAACCGTAATCTCGGGCCCAGGAAGCAAAGAAGAGCTGCTTGTAAAAATCCCGAGCTTTGTTCTTGTATCTAAACACTTGCTCCTTTGCTCGCAGGAATTTCCCTTTAAAGCCCTCAGCCCTCCTAACAGCAGCTTTGGCCTTCTTTTTGACTGACTTCCATTTTTTCTCTGAAGCCAGAAGCTGCTCTTCGATGGCCACTAATCTTTCTTCAGCCACCTCGACTCTAGAACTTTGAAAGGCCGAGTGCTTCTGAGCTGCTTCCAGCTCTTCAGAAACTTGTTTAACTCGAGCCTCGGTAGCGCGACGTTGAAGCTCGGCCTcagcttttttcttcttgtaagAATCGACCTTGTCCTCCAAGGCCGAATTATCAAGAAGCAATTGTCTGTTCCTGGATCTCTCAGCAACCCCCTGGATACTTTGCTTCCGAATCCGAGAGAGAGCTTGGGAATGCTGAGCCTCCAGATCTTTAACCTTTTGTTTGGCGATAAGAAGCTCAACCTCGCCAtctttaagttttttctttgtAGTCTCAGGCTCCAAGGCTGAAAGTTCCTCAAAGCTTTCCTTGCGTCGGATGGCTCCCTCCTCAAGAGCTGAAAAATCAGCTTGCAAGCTTGCGTGCATTATTCGTTCAGCGGCCAGCTTGTTTTCTAACCCTTGAGACTGGGAGATAGCTTCGACACTTTGAGCTTTTAGGTGCTGGACCTCGGCCTCAGCCTCTTCAAGTTTCTTCTTTATGTTCTCGGCTTCCCGTGCTTGACTCTCGGCAGATTTTCGGTAATGGAGGTAATAGTTCATGCTGTTCATCGAACCCTGCAAGTGGAAAGAAGTTTATTAAAACAAAGATACTGTTGTTAGAAGTCGAGAACGTGGGAATATGATTACCTCAAGCTAATGGAATAGCATGTGCTCCATCACCTCCTTCGGGAGTTGAGTATTGACCTCCACCGGGTTGTTGCCTGGGATTGCACCAGCCAGGAGAACAAAGGGATTGGCGAGCCATTTGTCACCCAGCCGAATAAGGGGCTCCCCGAACGTCCAAAGGAGTGACTTGGGTGTGCGCTCAGCCGAGGAGTCGGCTGCCCTCGAGGACTTGGCAGGGTTCTCCATGGAAGTGTTCGTCGGGGGCTCAAGAGGACTCTCCGCAGTCATTCTCGGCGGATCACTCTTCTCGGGTTGAGATGATTCCCCGAGCTGTGGTGATGCTCCACCAGCTGGAAATTTGAAGACCATTTC
Coding sequences within it:
- the LOC132169575 gene encoding uncharacterized protein LOC132169575, with product MDAFSGYNQIFMHPSDQEKTAFITDRGLYCYKVMPFGLKNAGATYQRLVNRMFQEQIGKNMEVYVDDMLVKSKLQMDHVTDLQEAFKTLKRFKMKLNPTKCAFGVSSGKFLGYMVSSRGIEANPEKIQAVLDMQSPKNVKQVQQLTGRIAALNRFISRSTDKCLPFFKILRKAFEWSEECEQAFEQLKTYLVSPPLLSRAVPGETLYLYLAVSPTAVSAALIWEEEGVQKPIYFISRALHGAEERYVQMEKLAFTLVIASRKLQLYFQAHTINVLTEYPLKKVLRKLDLSGQLVNWAIEISEFDIYFISRNAVKGQALADFVVEFTNIQDQEDWPKERTWVIYVDGSSTKRNGGAGVVMIMPDGRELKSSLRLEFKTTNSEAEYEAVIAGLGLAQELEAEFVEVRSDSQVIVGHIRGEFEAKGTKMKLYLSKIQGMQKSFKKFCIVKIPREENEKADHLARLGSSTECEVGEFDHIIQVQQQPSIAEKVFILTIEVMPVWAEEIVGYLERGILPGNKRKAVQLKRKAARFALVNGALLKRGFMLPLLKCISKEEGDYVLREIHEGICGSHSGPRILAHKAVRAGFFWPSMNQDSISMAKTCDSCQHFANIIKQPPEELSSVSSPWPFSQWGVDIVGPLPTGKGGVRFIVVAVDYFTKWAEAEALVNITAKNIEKFLWRNVICRYGIPHAFVTDNGKQFDCESFRNWCAGLHVRQYFSSLGHPQANGQVEAMNKTIFKILKKKLGQHKGEWSENLPEVLWAYRTTRRTPTEETPFALAYGTEAVIPAEVGSGSFRVDTFNPNFNDEGLKLHLDLLQEKQD